The genomic segment ATGAATATATGGAGCTGCTGGGAGACGCTCAGACTATGCACTACGGTAAATACAATGAGTATACTGACAACATTGAAGATCTTCAGGAGTTTCTTCAAATTCCGGTTGAATCAATTTACTGCCCTGTTAATGGCGAATACCTGTTTTCAGGTGATATCAGTAATGAATATTACATAGAATGTCCCTCAGGCGCAGAGATGTCTCATGGTCATATATGGATTGGATATACAAGCTGGCCTCCCGATCCTTCCGAGCATACCGAAATCTGTCATGAACGAATGATAAATCTTGCATCAGCATGTTCCATGTACTATGGAAAGTACAATTGCTATCCTGACGGTATTGAAGATCTTCAGGAGTTCTTTACCATTCCTGTTGATTCCATACAGTGTCCTGTAAACGGTGAGTATATCATTGAAGGCGATGAAGAGGATTGTTACATAGCCTGCCCGTCAAACGTAATACCATCGCACGGATATATCCTGAACGGAGTTGTCAGCTGGCCACCTGATCCTTCTGATTATCTTGAATATTGTCGAAGTAATATGAGGAGTCTCGCGACAGCTTGCGCAATGTATTATGGATCAAACAATCGTTATCCTGAAGAACTGAGTGACCTTGAGGAATTCATGGAGAACTGGGATCTGGAATGCCCCGCCTGTGACACTATGTATCTGTATGAAACGAATCCAGAAGGTGATTGGTATTCTATCACCTGCCCGCTGCCTGGGAATCATAACCATGGAAGTATCGTAGACGGGTCTGCCAGCTGGGAATAGAGGTTAATCCTGCGCCATCGGAGGCGGAGTTCTAAGGTTTCCCTGAATAAGTAATCTCAGACAGCAGAGAAATAGAGCATACTCTCGCGGGCTTAGGAAATATTGTTTGTCTCAGATACATGACACCATAATAACCTCTTTACATATTTCAGCAGGAGGTATGTAATGGGAATCCCGGATTCAATTATCAGAGAAGTCAGGATATACTGCAAAGAGCATGGTGTGAAAAATCTGTTCCTTTTTGGCTCATATGCGAGAAGTGATGCAACACAATCAAGCGATATAGACCTCCTGATCGAATTCCAAACCGACATGCAGATAAGCTACCTGGATTTACTAATCATAAAGTCAGACCTTGAGAGAATAATGGGAGCCAAAGTGGATCTGATAGAAAAAGATACTCTGGTGAATCCTATCCGTCGCAAGGGGATACTGGCGGAGAAGATACTTCTCTATGCATCCTGAGGATAGAGATGCCGCCTTATTTTCGATATAATTTCAGCTGCCCGTGATATTGAACGATTTGTGACCGGTATTGACTTGCATCGTTTCGAAGCGGACAAGATGCTGCGCTATGCAGTGGAAAGACAGTTGCTTGTGATCGGTGAGGCTGCAAAACGACTTTCAGAGGATTTCAAAAAAAAACGCCTTCAGTTTCCTGGAATGCTATCATCGGTTTGAGAAACATCTTAGCTCATGAGTATGGAGAAGTTCTCATTGAACGGATCTGGTTAGTGGCCATAAAGGATCTAGACCGCACATTTCACCAGGTTGCGTAACGAAACGGTGTAGAAGCGCTCGCAGACAAGGCATGCGAATGAGATCAACGAAGATGTATTGTATATACTTCAAGGATGGTCGATTGAGTATAACGCAGTATGCGAGTGTCTTATGCGCTGTTGTAGTAATAACTCTGGTGAGATATGTCTAGGAGGACTTGTCGAAGAATTGCTTCCACACCTTCGCAAGCAAGGGTATAACGAAGACATCCCTTAAGTTCCAGTCGGATATTAACAGGTATTGCGCAAAATCCCGTCTCTCGGAAGGGGGCGGGCTTAATCATCGTTACTGTTAACAGTGCTCTCTTTTATTCTATTTGATTACTGATTTTATTTACAGAACACTTGACTTTATAAATGACAGTAAGCATAACTGA from the Candidatus Aegiribacteria sp. genome contains:
- a CDS encoding nucleotidyltransferase domain-containing protein, whose protein sequence is MGIPDSIIREVRIYCKEHGVKNLFLFGSYARSDATQSSDIDLLIEFQTDMQISYLDLLIIKSDLERIMGAKVDLIEKDTLVNPIRRKGILAEKILLYAS
- a CDS encoding DUF86 domain-containing protein produces the protein MTGIDLHRFEADKMLRYAVERQLLVIGEAAKRLSEDFKKKRLQFPGMLSSV
- a CDS encoding DUF86 domain-containing protein — encoded protein: MIGLRNILAHEYGEVLIERIWLVAIKDLDRTFHQVA